The following proteins come from a genomic window of Microtus ochrogaster isolate Prairie Vole_2 unplaced genomic scaffold, MicOch1.0 UNK1, whole genome shotgun sequence:
- the LOC101980564 gene encoding 60S ribosomal protein L37a-like gives MAKHTKKVGVVGKYGTHYDASLRKMVKKIEISQHAKYTCSFCGKTKMKRRAVGIWHCGSCMKTVAGGAWTYKTSAVTVKSAIRRLKELKDQ, from the coding sequence ATGGCTAAACACACCAAGAAAGTCGGGGTCGTTGGGAAATATGGGACCCACTATGATGCCTCCCTCCGGAAAATggtgaagaaaattgaaatcagcCAGCACGCCAAGTACACATGCTCCTTCTGTGGCAAGACCAAGATGAAGAGACGAGCCGTTGGCATCTGGCACTGTGGCTCCTGCATGAAGACAGTGGCTGGCGGGGCCTGGACCTACAAGACTTCTGCCGTCACAGTGAAGTCTGCCATCAGAAGACTGAAGGAACTGAAGGACCAGTAA